Part of the Henckelia pumila isolate YLH828 chromosome 2, ASM3356847v2, whole genome shotgun sequence genome is shown below.
CAACCTACACATACAACATGCCATAAGTACACTCGTCTCTTCATTTTTTCTCTAATAAATGATAATCTGAGGCTATTCGTCTCACACATTGCTGCTATATTTTTGGGAATCATCATCACTCGTTTTCTGCTTGCATTGAGTGTGCATCATATAATTGCATGCCCCAACAGCTTCTCCCACTGTCAGAAACAACCATTCTTGCCCTATTGTTTCCAGGAATTTCGCCTTGTTCAGCTTCTTCATCACCTCACCTCCCGGATTGGCCAACGCTAACTGCACGATCACGTTTCAAAGTCGAAACAACCAACATGAGACTAAACATTTTTGCAGATGGTAAAGCTCAAATATGATCACTTGACTAGTGAGTGACACCGcaatttatttgaaaaacaaaCCGGTTACCTTTAGCCCTCTTCGATCCATGACCTTCTTGACCTCATCAAGCATGCTAATCCCACTTGTATCAATGTTCCCAACAGCTGCCCACATTTCCAAAAACCCAGTCAAAAATGGTCGTGTTTGAGCATCACATGTGCATCTCAAAAGAAATCATGCAACTTACCACTCATGTCGAGTATCACGTACTGTAATTCAGTTTCTCCTGATGACTTCAACTTCTCTTCCTCTTCATCGATCCACCTCGAAATTCTGGTAAAAAGAAATACAAACCAAGATAAAGTCTATATTGATGCCATAATATATACAACTTGTTTGATTAATCATAAGTTGATTTTTATTTATGGTACCTTTCTCTCAAATAGCTAGCATTAGCAAAATAAATAGGTGCATCAATCTCAAGAATGAGAACTCCTGGAACATTGTTGGTGTTTGGATACTGCTCAACACTTCTGTAAACCTTAGAGTCTGGAATATTACCAAGAACTAAAGTCCTAGGCCTTGCAACAAACAACAGTACCCTCAGAATAGACAGTCCAATCTGCAAAGGGATTAATTTTCATacattaaaatcatatatatgttAATTCCAATCACGAAACAACGATCATATGTACCGCGAGGACTAGGCCGATCTCTATGTTGGCGAAGACGACTCCTACGTAGGCACTCATGCAGACCAAGAAGTCGAATTTATCGACGTGATAGAGATGGATGGCGGCTTCGTAGTCTATGAGGCCGAGCATGGCGGCGATGATGATCGACGACAGGACCACGAGCGGGGTGTAATGGAACAGTGGTGTGAGAAACAACAACGTTAGCATCACTGCAAATGCCATCACTATGTTGGAGACTGCTGTCTTGCATCCTGCATTGAAGTTCACCGCTGTCCTCGAAAATGGGCCTGCAAATATTCATCCAATTTGTTATTAATAATGGCCTACTTTTTGGGCTTTGGTTTTCCATTGGGCTTGGGCCCGTGTGGTTAATTACCTGTGGTTAGGTAACAAGAAGTGAAAGAACCAGCAATGTTCATGAACCCAAAGGCAATCATCTCTTTGTTTCCATCAATGTTGTAATTCTTGAACATTGCAAAGCTTCTGCCTACTGCTATTCCTTCCTGTCATTTCAACGTCTTGTTAGCATTTTCCGATGACATTTCTGATGAATCTAGATATTTCACATATATTTGAGGCAGGAAAAGAGATTGTTATAATtgaatctcgaatcgagatctCGTACTGAACATGAGATTTCGGTGTCACATCAGCTACAAGTTGCAGAGAAAATTCGAAATACTTGCCTTTGATGTGTTGCAATTTTATTGGACAGACATTAAGATGTGATAGAATTAAGGTCACATCAATTGTTTATTACGTGTGGGAATTCCATGAGAAATATGTTTTCCTTATTTTTCTTAAGGAACAAAATTAAGTTAAGTTAATCGAGGCCATTCATATTTAATGGTGGCATCGATCGTGAAGTTGTGTACTCCATATGCATGATCTATTGGTTGTAAATTTGGTGAAATTTGGGGCTCTCATTTTGGACCACACCAGCCAGTAATTTGGTATCTTTCCCTTTAATTTAGACCCGGttgggaaaaaaatatttaaataagcaaaAAGTGTTTTTATTACACAATATAgtcaattttgatttttggataaatgttaaaaaatatttatttaatttgaaaatataactAGAAACAAATACTCAAAAGCCAAAACTTATAGcttccaaaaaaaaacaaaagttgAAGTGCTTTAGTAAAACATTTTTCGTAACCAAATACTATATAAGATGAGACGTGGATTATTGAGCTTGCAAATATATGGTAATTGCATGAGTAGATTTTTCACATGCAATATAGTCTCATTTGGTGATATTACAAAtatagaaattaaattaaatattataataagtaCAAGAAAAGAAAGTACTCACAGCTAGAGCAATGACACCCGTGACGATACCGGTTCGGATAGCTGTCGTCAGATATTTTGACCCGAATTCCATATCCATTATTGATGCTGGATTTATCCCCTTCTTCAATTTTCCTATCtgtattttacaagattaataaATCTTCCTATCaatctataaaaaaatttcacatttcaatttgcaatatatatatatatatatatatatatatatagacatttCGAAACATACGACCGATAATCACTATTCCCACGACCTGATCCAAAAATTTGTGTCATGAGATGTGagcttttttttatttattattattattttaaatgacGTGACAATACACGTCCTTTATCTTTTGATACGCATTGATTGCTAAATCTCAAACTAACGCGATAGActgcaaactacgttagtcAAATAAATCGCACTTGACAAGTATTGTGCGACATGCTAGtccaaaaaaattttgataGAAAAAATCAAACTCTTGACTTTTGACCAATTATTCACCTACTTCACCGACTAAAACACCCATCAACAACAACAGGGGTCGCGTGAGTTTTCGTGTATAAAACATGTGGTCTCTTAGACctattttaaactttgattgaTGGCTATTTATGAATGAATCAAAGTGAAAAGTATGCATTGAAATGTGGAAAGTAGGCGATTATTTGCGGTAAAGTGATTTGTCACAAAGTGTTGCAATAATTGTGTGCAAGACaagaaaagaaaggaagaaTTGTGTGTCAGTGGGAAATTACGGAAAAGCCCTCACCACTTGGACTCCATGTTTCTCAGCATGAGTGAGGTAAACCAACAGACTTCCCAGTATCACAGAGGTTAATGGGGCCATTGCGGATACCCAGAACATGTTTGGCTTCTTTTTGCTCTGCATGCAACCAATTTTTCTATTACTAATCAAACTTTAAACTTTTTTTTCCAGAAATAAAAATAGCAagaaagtaaattttattaaccataAATAATAATACTCCATTTCTCATCTTACTTCCTAAATATAATTACCATTTAATTGGAGTTGTAGTAAACACTCTAACAACTTAgtgataaaattaaatctctctaGAAACCacttgtatatttttttttctaaatctTAATTTGCTCTGCTGAATACTAGCTAATATCTGGACAATAATCGAGGAGTAATTCTTATATGGTTCTAGATCAGATTGAATCTCCACACTAGATCGATAGCAGTTCGTTCATTAATTCATAACTTGATTATTACAAATATGACAGTATTCAAGTATGCAAGTTTTCCTCTCTCTAAAAGTCGTCTAGTGTTCTTATGTTCTTGGCTTACTTAATTTCTTTATAAGATTAAGCCGCACGTGACTCTAATATTAGTCCTTCAAACTTTAATTAGCATGCGCATATGAATTATGAtgcataaattaaattaatttaattttggattttaattcttttttacttttaagtttCAGAGTGGTCCAAAATTATATAATGTCTTGAGTAGCATATAGCTAGCGACTACAGAAGCAGCCCACATGCCAATATAATGTGATGAGAATGTGCATTGATTGATAATAAATTGGCAATATCTGATGCATGCTTTTTTTTCCCCCCAATTATTAcatcatattatatattatattttataaaattgaaGGTATTatattaaaggataaaatatttaataactGAGCTGGaaaaagaagtatatatatagtcctatatatatatatatatagttgatAATTATGAACTTACAAAGTATCTTGCACTTAGGAGGTAGAAGAGGAACACAATTCCCAGCACTGCACTTTCCCATTTCCACTGCACATGTACATACAAAAAATACCGATCGGCACAGATTAATTGAAGTACTGCATGTCGCGATCCATCGACTACGAAATTCGGTATCGATATATAATCGACGGCCActaattaaatgaaaaaaataataatttgttgatttttatgattacATATAATAAAGTTATCGACTAAATTTAAGGTCGTGTCTTCTCCTGGAAAAGGAGTTGGACCACGCATATGCaccatatataatttaatttcatgTGTTACATCAACATTTTATGATCTGTAGACGGTGGCAGCACCCTCACGGCTATTATACAGATCAGATCAAGGTCGGTGAGGACATGTCATTTTGAGGACAGCActgaaatttatattttttctca
Proteins encoded:
- the LOC140879586 gene encoding sulfate transporter 3.1-like, which produces MGNSDQAYPSSNTYSAATHRVGIPPPQPFVKSLKNTVKETLFPDDPLRQFKNQPPRKKFALGLQYVFPILEWGPRYTLDFFKADLIAGITIASLAIPQGISYAKLANLPAVQGLYSSFVPPLIYAMMGSSRDVAVGTVAVGSLLTGSMLSAAVNPVENPTLYLHLAFTATLFTGIFEAALGIFRLGFIVDFLSHATIVGFMAGAATVVCLQQLKGIFGLDHFTHETDVISVMRSVFSQTHQWKWESAVLGIVFLFYLLSARYFSKKKPNMFWVSAMAPLTSVILGSLLVYLTHAEKHGVQVIGKLKKGINPASIMDMEFGSKYLTTAIRTGIVTGVIALAEGIAVGRSFAMFKNYNIDGNKEMIAFGFMNIAGSFTSCYLTTGPFSRTAVNFNAGCKTAVSNIVMAFAVMLTLLFLTPLFHYTPLVVLSSIIIAAMLGLIDYEAAIHLYHVDKFDFLVCMSAYVGVVFANIEIGLVLAIGLSILRVLLFVARPRTLVLGNIPDSKVYRSVEQYPNTNNVPGVLILEIDAPIYFANASYLRERISRWIDEEEEKLKSSGETELQYVILDMSAVGNIDTSGISMLDEVKKVMDRRGLKLALANPGGEVMKKLNKAKFLETIGQEWLFLTVGEAVGACNYMMHTQCKQKTSDDDSQKYSSNV